Proteins found in one Takifugu flavidus isolate HTHZ2018 chromosome 7, ASM371156v2, whole genome shotgun sequence genomic segment:
- the btf3l4 gene encoding transcription factor BTF3 homolog 4 codes for MNQEKLAKLQAQVRIGGKGSARRKKKVVHRTATADDKKLQSSLKKLAVNNIAGIEEVNMIRDDGTVIHFNNPKVQASLSANTFAITGHGETKQLTEMLPGILSQLGADSLSSLRKLAEQFPRQALDSKTPKAEDIEEEDDDVPDLVENFDEASKNEAN; via the exons ATGAATCAAGAAAAATTGGCTAAACTTCAGGCCCAGGTCCGGATAGGTGGTAAG GGATCAGCACGTaggaagaagaaggtggtacACAGAACTGCAACAGCTGACGACAAAAAGCTTCAGAGCTCATTAAAGAAGTTGGCAGTCAACAATATTGCTGGAATCGAAGAg GTGAATATGATCAGAGATGACGGGACCGTGATCCACTTTAACAACCCCAAAGTTCAGGCCTCTTTATCCGCCAACACCTTCGCCATCACTGGCCACGGTGAGACCAAACAGCTGACAGAGATGCTTCCTGGCATCCTCAGCCAGCTCGGAGCAGACAGCCTCAGCAGCCTGCGCAAACTGGCAGAACAGTTCCCACGGCAAG CTCTGGACAGCAAGACCCCAAAGGCAGAAGACAtcgaggaggaggacgatgacgTTCCAG ATCTTGTTGAAAACTTTGATGAAGCATCAAAGAACGAGGCAAACTGA
- the ptgfr gene encoding prostaglandin F2-alpha receptor → MSANGSSESGCKLEVRPSNNTCNLQQELSVTSSVISMTVGIFSNSLALFILVKSYTRARVKSKASFLLFASSLVVTDLLGHIINGSLVLFVYSSHRKWEKFDPHHIVCIIFGVCMVFFGLSPLFLGGAMAVERCIGVTRPIFHSTTLASHHMKRLLGLTWLLAALVAVLPVLLQRPYRVQSSRSWCFFQMEEPKDWLDVLLPLLFSLLGLLALLLSIVCNTLTSCTLLQARQSHKHHCRSTSHHIEMIGQLLVIMVVSCVCWGPLLFHIIMLSTRAKDKPASVNLLMVVRMATWNQILDPWVYILLRKAVLRKLFMLLNNCWGTNFHHLHRWQQSFLHSSMETSTSAAGPPACHCHGVPLRDTGIKAIS, encoded by the exons ATGTCAGCTAATGGGAGCTCAGAGTCAGGGTGCAAGCTGGAGGTCAGACCCAGCAACAATACCtgcaacctgcagcaggaactgTCCGTCACCTCCTCTGTCATCTCCATGACTGTTGGCATCTTCTCCAACAGCCTCGCTCTCTTTATCCTCGTTAAGTCCTACACCCGTGCCCGGGTCAAGTCCAAGGCGTCCTTCTTGCTGTTTGCCAGCAGCCTGGTGGTCACGGACCTGCTGGGTCACATCATAAATGGCTCCCTGGTGCTCTTTGTCTACAGCTCCCACAGGAAGTGGGAGAAGTTTGACCCTCACCACATCGTGTGCATCATCTTTGGTGTGTGTATGGTCTTCTTTGGCCTGAGCCCTCTGTTCCTCGGCGGTGCCATGGCGGTGGAGCGCTGCATCGGAGTCACCCGGCCCATCTTCCACTCCACAACTTTAGCTTCACACCACATGAAGAGGCTGCTGGGACTCACCTGGCTGCTTGCTGCCCTGGTGGCTGTGCTgcctgttctgctgcagaggccTTACAGGGTGCAGAGCTCCAGGAGCTGGTGCTTCTTCCAAATGGAGGAGCCCAAAGACTGGCTGGatgtgctgctgccgctcctgtTCTCGCTCCTGGGGTTGCTGGCCCTGCTGCTGTCGATCGTGTGTAATACGCTTACGAGCTGCACCCTGCTGCAGGCCAGGCAGAGCCACAAGCATCACTGCCGAAGCACGTCGCACCATATTGAGATGATCGGCCAACTCCTCGTAATAATGGTGGTCTCGTGTGTATGCTGGGGGCCACTACTG TTCCATATCATCATGCTGAGCACCAGAGCGAAAGACAAGCCTGCGTCGGTTAATCTTCTGATGGTTGTACGTATGGCCACCTGGAACCAGATCCTGGACCCCTGGGTTTACATCCTGCTGAGGAAAGCTGTCCTGAGGAAGCTTTTCATGTTGCTGAACAACTGCTGGGGAACAAATTTTCATCATCTTCACCGCTGGCAGCAAAGTTTTCTCCACAGCTCGATGGAGACCAGCACCTCAGCAGCCGGTCCGCCGGCCTGTCACTGCCATGGCGTACCTCTGCGAGACACTGGGATCAAAGCCATCAGCTGA